The following coding sequences are from one Ornithodoros turicata isolate Travis chromosome 1, ASM3712646v1, whole genome shotgun sequence window:
- the LOC135378432 gene encoding uncharacterized protein LOC135378432 produces MLQCDECRRWMYIEETDFGTYEQAEESTDRFECKICEKFQVYDQKLNDQRETLTRMEERNQTLGKIVENLTTQLGTLSEKLTTLQNENDKLRERSGATQEASQGNTVKSAECETKMEIIESLINRVEMLEKENGELQAEKQMAEGRASVATKDRGQQDGLSPPREHPQKPPMANEVASNSQAKEKNTGEGDRRPGTSTTQKRVTIIGDSNVNRVKRPLLREINRDRRVNIIGISGAKTNEILEEMSKMPQNEGEENLVIIMAGLNDVLSGQEPEQITSALTDIGNQWLEDHPNGTLGICSIPFTKERGQEVQAKIRQVNKNMQTVCHSAPRMLFLNNYHILRTAESSGIVDIHFSPEGSERVAQLIAQKIDDFLEVEITNVRSRQMRREYYQPPHMPMQRTSWTPYHARRWGPQQWHPRRTIMDARYRQPPRPY; encoded by the coding sequence ATGCTACAGTGCGATGAGTGTAGGCGCTGGATGTATATAGAGGAGACGGACTTCGGGACTTACGAACAAGCCGAAGAATCGACGGACAGATTCGAATGCAAGATATGCGAAAAATTCCAGGTGTACGATCAGAAATTGAACGACCAACGCGAAACCCTCACGCGGATGGAAGAGAGAAACCAGACCCTCGGCAAAATAGTAGAAAACCTAACAACACAACTCGGGACCCTTTCGGAAAAGCTCACCACGCTGCAAAACGAAAACGACAAACTTAGAGAACGAAGTGGCGCAACCCAAGAGGCCAGTCAAGGAAACACCGTAAAATCTGCAGAATGCGAGACAAAAATGGAGATCATCGAATCCTTAATCAACAGAGTGGAGATGCTCGAGAAAGAAAACGGGGAACTTCAAGCAGAAAAACAAATGGCGGAAGGCAGAGCTAGCGTGGCGACCAAGGATCGAGGTCAGCAAGACGGATTAAGCCCCCCACGTGAACATCCTCAGAAACCACCCATGGCAAATGAGGTCGCCTCAAACAGCCAagcgaaagaaaagaacacTGGGGAAGGAGATCGACGCCCAGGGACAAGTACAACCCAAAAGCGTGTCACCATAATAGGAGACTCGAATGTAAACAGAGTTAAGAGGCCATTACTCAGAGAGATAAACAGGGACAGACGCGTGAACATAATCGGAATATCAGGAGCGAAAACTAACGAAATCCTCGAAGAAATGTCCAAGATGCCGCAGAACGAAGGTGAAGAGAACCTCGTAATCATCATGGCAGGACTAAATGACGTTCTGAGTGGCCAGGAACCAGAACAAATAACATCAGCGTTGACCGACATAGGGAACCAGTGGCTGGAAGACCACCCAAACGGGACCTTAGGAATCTGTTCCATCCCATTTACGaaagaaagaggacaggaagTACAAGCAAAAATCCGACAGGTGAACAAGAACATGCAAACCGTGTGCCACTCAGCGCCCCGGATGCTCTTCTTGAACAATTACCATATCCTGAGGACAGCAGAATCGTCAGGAATAGTGGATATACACTTCTCGCCGGAGGGGAGTGAAAGGGTGGCGCAACTAATCGCGCAAAAGATTGATGATTTTTTAGAAGTAGAAATCACCAACGTAAGAAGCAGACAAATGCGGCGCGAGTACTACCAGCCACCTCATATGCCAATGCAGCGAACCAGCTGGACCCCATACCACGCGAGGAGGTGGGGACCCCAACAGTGGCACCCAAGGAGAACAATCATGGACGCACGATATCGCCAACCCCCACGACCATACTAA